The Candidatus Woesearchaeota archaeon region GGGCACGACGTTCACGCATTCTACCTCAAATTCTGGCTCGAAGACGAACTCGCCCACCTCTCCGACTGCCCCTGGGAAGAAGACCTCCAATACGCACACGCCGTATGCAAACACCTCAGCGTGCCCCTCAAAATCCTAAACATCCAACACGCCTACTGGGAATGCGTCGTCAAAGACGTGCTCGAACAAATTCGCCAAGGCCTCACCCCCAACCCTGACATCCTCTGCAACGAACGCATGAAACTCGGCATGTTCCTGCGCCTCGTGGGAAGGCTCGCCGACAAAGTCGCAACAGGCCATTACGCACAAACCAAACAAAAAGAAGGCATGTACACACTCATCCGATCACCCGACCCGGTCAAAGACCAAACATACTTCCTTGCCACACTCACCCAACAACAGCTCAGCAAAACCCTCTTCCCCATCGGCCACCTCACAAAAGCAGACGTCCGTAAATTCGCTGCAGAACGCAACCTCCCAACCAAGAACAGAAAGGACAGCCAAGGCATCTGCTTCCTCGGCCGCATCAAGTTCAAAGCATTCATCAAGCACCACCTCGGAGAGCAAGAAGGACCCATCATCGAATACGAAACCGGCACCACACTAGGAACCCACAAGGGACACTGGTTCTACACAGCAGGCCAGCGCGAAGGACTCGGACTCGGCCACGGTCCGTGGTACGTCGTCAAAAAAAACCCTTCCACGAACACCATCTACGTCTCCCGCCACTACAGCCTCCTCGACAAAGAACGACGCGTCTTCACCACCACCCAGCTGCACTGGATCTCAGGAACACCCCCACGCCAACAACAGCTCCTCGTCAAGCTCCGACACGGGCCGAAACTCAACACGTGCACCATCACACTCACAAAAGGCGGCGCCAAAATCGCCCTGAAAGAGAAAGACCAAGGCATCAGCCCCGGACAATACGCGGTCTTCTACGACAACGACGAATGCATTGGCTGCGGCATCATTACCTAAAAAAAAAAATTTTTTTACAAGAATCAAGAGCCACCACGCCCCTCCTCAAGCCACGCATAGCCTTTTTCTTCCAAGTGATCGGCCAAAGAACCATCCCCTTCCTGAACAACCTTTCCATCCTTCAAAATGAATATCCTATCAGGCCTGCAATGATCCAAGAGCCGCTTGTAATGCGTGATAATAAGCACAGCCTTGTCCGATGACAAGAACGTGTTCACACCCTTCGCGACTACTTTGAGCGCGTCAATATCCAAACCGGAATCGATCTCGTCAAGAATAGCAAGCTTCGGATCCAACACGAGCAACTGGAGAAGCTCGAACTTCTTCTTCTCCCCGCCACTAAAACCCTCATTCAGGTTCCGATCCAAGAACGACTCTGGAATGCCCAACGCGCTCGCCGCGGCCACCAACTGCTTCCTAAAACGAATGAAAGGAACACGCCCGCCCCCTCTCGCCTGAAGCGCTGCACGAAGCATGTTCGTCACAGAAACACCTTCCACTGCAACCGGATGTTGAAAACTCAAAAAAATTCCTTTGCGAGAACGCTCATGCACTGACAGGCCCAGCAACGACGTTCCTTCAAAGAGCACATCTCCCTTTGTGATCTCGTAGCGAGGATGCCCCATGAGCGCGTAAGCAAGCGAACTCTTCCCACTCCCGTTCGGCCCCATAAGA contains the following coding sequences:
- the sufC gene encoding Fe-S cluster assembly ATPase SufC, which encodes MVALLALKDVHVRVEGKEVVKGVSLSLERGKVHVLMGPNGSGKSSLAYALMGHPRYEITKGDVLFEGTSLLGLSVHERSRKGIFLSFQHPVAVEGVSVTNMLRAALQARGGGRVPFIRFRKQLVAAASALGIPESFLDRNLNEGFSGGEKKKFELLQLLVLDPKLAILDEIDSGLDIDALKVVAKGVNTFLSSDKAVLIITHYKRLLDHCRPDRIFILKDGKVVQEGDGSLADHLEEKGYAWLEEGRGGS
- the mnmA gene encoding tRNA 2-thiouridine(34) synthase MnmA produces the protein MRIALLLSGGVDSSVACALLKEAGHDVHAFYLKFWLEDELAHLSDCPWEEDLQYAHAVCKHLSVPLKILNIQHAYWECVVKDVLEQIRQGLTPNPDILCNERMKLGMFLRLVGRLADKVATGHYAQTKQKEGMYTLIRSPDPVKDQTYFLATLTQQQLSKTLFPIGHLTKADVRKFAAERNLPTKNRKDSQGICFLGRIKFKAFIKHHLGEQEGPIIEYETGTTLGTHKGHWFYTAGQREGLGLGHGPWYVVKKNPSTNTIYVSRHYSLLDKERRVFTTTQLHWISGTPPRQQQLLVKLRHGPKLNTCTITLTKGGAKIALKEKDQGISPGQYAVFYDNDECIGCGIIT